In Thunnus maccoyii chromosome 3, fThuMac1.1, whole genome shotgun sequence, the following proteins share a genomic window:
- the LOC121894505 gene encoding protein phosphatase 1 regulatory subunit 12B-like isoform X2, producing MSSQLSHNKDQPRIRKSLSDSSPTSSTATTKSLRHERLSRLSSTGSSDVSNDTTTNHAESYFSRRENRLSARKKAEEETANNDYKKMYEKALATNQRLKSRLETSKQELVMIQEQLQRAQKGRKGECGSNMLETEKKESWSLKKKISDMEEQVKVKADLKMENQRLKDENGALIRVITKLSK from the exons ATGTCATCTCAACTCTCTCACAACAAAGATCAGCCACGCATTAGAAAGTCCCTCTCTGACTCTTCTCCAACTTCATCCACTGCCACCACCAAGAGCCTGAGG CACGAGAGACTGTCTAG ATTGAGCTCAACTGGTTCGTCTGACGTCTCCAACGACACGACAACAAACCATGCTGAGTCATACTTCTCACGGAGGGAGAACAGACTGTCTGCAAGGAAAAAGGCAGAAGAAGAGACAGCAAACAATGACTATAAAAAG ATGTATGAAAAGGCACTGGCCACCAATCAAAGACTCAAGTCCAGGCTAGAAACAAGTAAACAGGAACTCGTCATGATTCAGgaacagctgcagagagcacag AAGGGAAGAAAGGGCGAATGTGGGTCCAACATGCtcgaaacagaaaaaaag GAAAGTTGGAGTCTTAAAAAGAAGATATCAGATATGGAAGAACAAGTGAAG GTTAAAGCAGATCTAAAGATGGAGAACCAGAGACTGAAGGATGAGAATGGAGCTTTAATCCGGGTCATCACTAAACTGTCCAAGTGA
- the LOC121894505 gene encoding protein phosphatase 1 regulatory subunit 12B-like isoform X1, giving the protein MSSQLSHNKDQPRIRKSLSDSSPTSSTATTKSLRHERLSRLSSTGSSDVSNDTTTNHAESYFSRRENRLSARKKAEEETANNDYKKMYEKALATNQRLKSRLETSKQELVMIQEQLQRAQQKGRKGECGSNMLETEKKESWSLKKKISDMEEQVKVKADLKMENQRLKDENGALIRVITKLSK; this is encoded by the exons ATGTCATCTCAACTCTCTCACAACAAAGATCAGCCACGCATTAGAAAGTCCCTCTCTGACTCTTCTCCAACTTCATCCACTGCCACCACCAAGAGCCTGAGG CACGAGAGACTGTCTAG ATTGAGCTCAACTGGTTCGTCTGACGTCTCCAACGACACGACAACAAACCATGCTGAGTCATACTTCTCACGGAGGGAGAACAGACTGTCTGCAAGGAAAAAGGCAGAAGAAGAGACAGCAAACAATGACTATAAAAAG ATGTATGAAAAGGCACTGGCCACCAATCAAAGACTCAAGTCCAGGCTAGAAACAAGTAAACAGGAACTCGTCATGATTCAGgaacagctgcagagagcacag CAGAAGGGAAGAAAGGGCGAATGTGGGTCCAACATGCtcgaaacagaaaaaaag GAAAGTTGGAGTCTTAAAAAGAAGATATCAGATATGGAAGAACAAGTGAAG GTTAAAGCAGATCTAAAGATGGAGAACCAGAGACTGAAGGATGAGAATGGAGCTTTAATCCGGGTCATCACTAAACTGTCCAAGTGA
- the LOC121894152 gene encoding synaptotagmin-2, with translation MKFNLFRRPQAVAAAEPTGATTVTMAPTPAIISTAADTSSSNNTEISKNDMFEEIKSKFLNEIDKIPLPPWALIAIAVVAALLILTCCFCIIKKCCCKKKKNKKGKKGKDGFNMKNMQGGEKLQDDDDDEGETGLTEEEKEEEEKEQEKLGKLQYSIDYDFENTKLTVGILQAADLMSMDSGGTSDPYVKVLLLPDKKKKYDTKVHKKTLNPVFNETFVFKVPYEELGGKTLVMSVYDYDRFSKHDVIGEVKIPMNTIDLGRPIEEWRDLESADQEEPEKLGDICISLRYVPTAGKLTVCILEAKNLKKMDACGLSDPYVKIQLLQGGKRLKKKKTTVKKNTLNPYYNESFSFEIPLEQMQKILVAVTVFDYDKIGKNDAIGKIFVGSKATGLGLKHWSDMLANPRRPIAQWHPLQPEEDIDGQLASLNAKK, from the exons ATGAAATTCAACTTATTCAGAAGGCCACAGGCTGTGGCAGCCGCAGAGCCCACCGGTGCCACCACCGTGACCATGGCTCCCACCCCGGCGATCATCTCCACCGCGGCGGACACCTCCAGCTCCAACAACACAGAGATCAGCAAGAATGACATGTTTGAAGAAATCAAGAGCAAATTCTTGAATGAAATTGATAAAATCCCAC TGCCTCCGTGGGCTCTGATTGCCATCGCTGTGGTGGCTGCTTTGCTCATCCTTACCTGCTGCTTCTGTATAATCAAAAAATGCTGctgtaagaagaagaagaacaagaaaggGAAGAAGGGCAAGGATGGCTTCAACATGAAGAACATGCAGGGTGGCGAG AAACTCCAGGATGACGATGACGACGAGGGAGAGACCGGACTGacggaggaggagaaagaggaagaagagaaagaacaagagaAACTTGGGAAGCTGCAATACTCCATAGATTATGACTTTGAGAATACAAAG CTCACAGTTGGTATCCTTCAAGCTGCGGACCTCATGTCCATGGACTCAGGAGGAACCTCCGATCCTTACGTTAAGGTCCTGCTCCTAcctgacaagaagaagaagtatgACACTAAAGTTCACAAGAAAACACTGAACCCTGTCTTCAATGAGACGTTTGTATTCAAG GTACCCTACGAAGAGCTCGGTGGAAAGACACTGGTGATGTCTGTTTATGACTACGACCGATTTTCCAAACATGACGTCATTGGAGAGGTGAAGATTCCCATGAACACCATCGACCTTGGGCGGCCGATTGAGGAGTGGCGGGATCTAGAGAGCGCTGATCAAGAGGAG CCTGAGAAACTCGGAGACATCTGCATCTCCCTCCGTTATGTCCCCACTGCCGGGAAACTCACCGTCTGCATCCTGGAGGCAAAGAACCTGAAGAAGATGGATGCCTGTGGATTATCTG ATCCCTATGTAAAGATCCAGCTGCTCCAGGGGGGTAAACgtttgaagaagaagaagactacAGTGAAGAAAAACACCCTAAACCCATACTATAATGAATCCTTCAGCTTTGAAATCCCTCTGGAACAGATGCAG AAAATCTTGGTGGCGGTCACAGTGTTTGATTATGACAAGATTGGTAAGAACGACGCCATTGGAAAGATCTTCGTGGGTAGCAAGGCAACTGGTTTAGGTCTGAAGCATTGGTCTGACATGCTGGCTAATCCACGCCGCCCCATCGCCCAGTGGCATCCATTGCAGCCAGAGGAGGATATCGATGGTCAGCTGGCATCCTTGAATGCAAAGAAGTAA